The DNA region CCGATCTCCTGGCGGCGATCGCCACGAAGGGTCCAGACGCCTATTATCGTGGCCTGCCGGCAGAGGCGGCGGAAAAGGCGGCTATCCTCCATGGCGGCGCGCTCAAGGCCGCCGATTTCGACGGGCACGCGGGTCATTTCGATATTCCGCTTTCCACCCGCTTTCGTGGTCTCGACATTCTGGAGTGCCCGCCCAACACCCACGGGCTGGCTGTGCTCGAGGCCCTCGCCGCGCTGGAACCGCTTGCGCTCGATCCCGGCGACCCACGAACCATGATCGAGGCCGTCGCGGCCATGGGCCAAGGCCTCGCGACGGCCCGCAAGACGGTGGCCGATCCGGCTGGCAACACCGTCTGCACTGTCGTCGTCGATCAAGACGGGCTGGCGGTGACGCTGATGTCCAGCATCTTCAAGCGCTTCGGCTCGGGGATCGGCGTCCCCGGCTGCGGCTTCGTCCTGCAAAATCGCGGTTCCGGCTTTGCCGAACCTGGCCACATCAATGGCCCAGCACCGGGAAAGCGGCCCTATCACACGGTCATTCCAGCCGCGGCCCTGAAGGACGGGCGCTTCCACGCTGGCTTGGGGGTGGTCGGCGGCGCCATGCAGCCCCAGGGCCATGTCCAGCTCCTGCTGCGGATTGCCGCCTGGGGCGAGCCGCTCCAGGCGGCACTCGACGCGCCGCGCTGGCGACTGGAAGGGAAAGACGAACTCGCGATCGAACCGGGTACCCCGGATGCGCTTGTCCGGGCGTTTCAGGACGCGGGCTATCGCGAGCCGACGGGGGGCGAGATCGCCGGTCGCAGCGATTTCGGCGGCGCGCAGATCGTCGTCCGGGCGAGCGACGGCTCGCTTCGCGGCGCTTCCGACAAGCGCAAGGACGGAACTGCGCGCGGGGCCTGATGTGGTTTGGCGAGGCCTGGTGCCGCCCTGCCCTGCCCGCGCGGCCGGCATCGCGCCTTGCATGACCTCATTCAGCGGTGCCAGCAGGCGACCTTGTGATCGTCGCCCTTGTTGACCAGGAGCGGCACCTGCAGCGAGCAGCGCTCCGTCGCCAGCGGACAGCGGGCGTGGAAATGGCAGCCGCTTGGCCAATGCGCCACGTCGGGAATATCGCCGCGATAGACGAGGCGCTTGCGCAGGCGCTGCGTGCGGGGATCCGGCACCGGCACGGAGGACAGGAGGGCCTCGGTATAGGGATGCAGCGGCGTCTCGTAGAGGGTGTCGCGATCGGCAATCTCGACCAGCCGGCCCGAATGCAGGATCGCCACGCGGTGCGAGATGTGGCGGACGACGGAGAGGTCGTGCGCGATGAAGAGATAGGCGATGCCCAGTTCCTTCTGCAGGTCCTGCAGGAGGTTGACCACCTGGGCTCGGACCGAGACGTCCAGCGCCGAGACGGGTTCGTCGGCCACGATCAGGTCCGGCTTGAGGGCGAGGGCCCGGGCGATGCCGATGCGCTGGCGCTGGCCGCCGGAGAAGGCGTGCGGGAAACGATCCTGGGCGTCGCGCGGCAGGCCGACCAGGCGCATCAATTCGCCGATCTGGTCGCGCGCCTCGTCGGTATTCCGGACAAGGCCAAAGACGATCAACGGCTCGGCGACGATGTCGAGCACGCGCATGCGCGGATTGAGGCTCGCAAAGGGATCCTGGAAGACCAACTGCATATGGCGGCGCAGCTTTCTGAGTTCCTCGCCGCGCACATTGGTGATGTCGCGCCCCTTGAAGAAGATGCGCCCATCCGAGAGGTCGATGCGGCGCAGGACGGCACGGCCGATCGTCGTCTTGCCGGACCCGGATTCGCCAACGAGCCCGAGTGTCTCCCCCGGCCTTATGTCGAAGGAAACATCGCGCAGCGCCTGAACCTTGCGCGGTTTCGACCAGAGCCCGCTGCGGCTGGCCTCATATTCCACCGTCATGCTGCGCACGGAGAGGATTGGCTCGAGGTCGGGGCGCGCGAGCGGCGCCTTTGAAAGTGCGGCTGACATGCGGACCTCAGCTGGGAACGGCTTCAAGTGTGGCGCGATCCTGCCAGGCAGGGACGGAAGGCTTCCAGCAGGCAGCCGAGGCTCCTGCATGGACCGGCGCGAGCGGGGGCGACTTTTCGCAGCGCGCATCGGCGATCGGGCAACGCGGGCGGAAGGAGCAACCGGCCGGCGGCGAGATCAGGCTTGGCGGAGCGCCCTCGATGGCGATCAGCCGCGTCATCCGGTCGTCGAGCCGCGGCGTCGAGCGGATCAGGCCCTGCGTATAGGGATGCGCCGGACGTTCGAAGAGGTCGTCGGCAAGCCCCGTCTCGACGATCCGCCCGGCATACATGACCGCGACGCGGCGGCAGAGCCCGGCGACGACGCCGAGGTCATGCGTGATCAGGATGACCGACAGGTTCAGCGTTTCCTGCAGGCCGGCGAGAAGTTCCAGCACCTGCGCCTGGATCGTCACGTCCAGCGCCGTGGTCGGCTCGTCGGCGATGAGGAGCTGCGGCTCGCAGGCGATCGCCATGGCGATCATGATGCGCTGGCGCATGCCGCCAGAGAGTTCGTGCGGATATTGGTCGGCGCGGCGCGGCGGAGCCGGGATGCCGACCGCCTCGAGGAGTTCGAGCACGCGGGTGCGCGCCTGCGACTTGGTCATGCCAAGATGGCGCTGCAACACTTCGGCGATCTGGGCACCGACCGTGAGCAACGGGTTCAGCGACGTCATCGGGTCCTGGAAGATGAGCGAGACATCCTTGCCGCGGATTTCCCGGGCGAGCTTCAGGCCGCCGCCCGACAGCAGCGACTGGCCCTTCCATCTTATGTCGCCGCTGACGATGCGGCCCGGAACGTCGACAAGGCCCATCACGGCCTGGGCCGTGACGCTCTTGCCCGAGCCCGACTCGCCGACGATCGCCAGCGTCTCGCCCCGCCGGATCGACAGGTCCACGCCGCGCAGGCCGTGAACCGTACCGGCACGGGTGTCGAATTCCACATGAAGCCGCTCGACCTCGAGCAGCGGCATTTCGCTGATGACATCCATGCCCGTCATGCCTCCACCGGCGCGACCGCCGACGGGCCGGCGCGGCGGCGCTCTGCCGCCTTGGCGCGGGCAAAGCGCTTCTCGCGCTCCTGCGGGTCGGTGGTAACGCGGAGCCAGTTGGCGAAGAGGTTGATCGAAAGGACGGTCAGCGAGATCGCCATCCCCGGAAACGTGATCAACCACCAGGCGACGAAGATGTAGTCCTTGCCGTTCGCGACATCGAGGCCCCAGCTCGTCGCCGGGGGCTGCACGCCGAGGCCGAGAAACGACATGGCGGCCTCGGCCAGCACGATATTGGTGAATTCGAGGATGGCGAGGGTCAGC from Kaistia algarum includes:
- a CDS encoding ABC transporter ATP-binding protein, with product MSAALSKAPLARPDLEPILSVRSMTVEYEASRSGLWSKPRKVQALRDVSFDIRPGETLGLVGESGSGKTTIGRAVLRRIDLSDGRIFFKGRDITNVRGEELRKLRRHMQLVFQDPFASLNPRMRVLDIVAEPLIVFGLVRNTDEARDQIGELMRLVGLPRDAQDRFPHAFSGGQRQRIGIARALALKPDLIVADEPVSALDVSVRAQVVNLLQDLQKELGIAYLFIAHDLSVVRHISHRVAILHSGRLVEIADRDTLYETPLHPYTEALLSSVPVPDPRTQRLRKRLVYRGDIPDVAHWPSGCHFHARCPLATERCSLQVPLLVNKGDDHKVACWHR
- a CDS encoding gamma-glutamyltransferase family protein, which produces MTLLPPHGARGDAIMVASGHPFAAETALQILQQGGSAIDAAIAADAILGVVEPMATGIGGDLLAMIVPPDGAALTYNGTGRAPRGLDAERVAALPGRRIPDRHPLSLTVPGAVRGWFDLHARFGRLDMAQLLAPAIALARRGFAVAPICAREWTIFEGVIARDPVAAALYRAGKVPQAGDIFANPELADLLAAIATKGPDAYYRGLPAEAAEKAAILHGGALKAADFDGHAGHFDIPLSTRFRGLDILECPPNTHGLAVLEALAALEPLALDPGDPRTMIEAVAAMGQGLATARKTVADPAGNTVCTVVVDQDGLAVTLMSSIFKRFGSGIGVPGCGFVLQNRGSGFAEPGHINGPAPGKRPYHTVIPAAALKDGRFHAGLGVVGGAMQPQGHVQLLLRIAAWGEPLQAALDAPRWRLEGKDELAIEPGTPDALVRAFQDAGYREPTGGEIAGRSDFGGAQIVVRASDGSLRGASDKRKDGTARGA
- a CDS encoding ABC transporter ATP-binding protein; this encodes MDVISEMPLLEVERLHVEFDTRAGTVHGLRGVDLSIRRGETLAIVGESGSGKSVTAQAVMGLVDVPGRIVSGDIRWKGQSLLSGGGLKLAREIRGKDVSLIFQDPMTSLNPLLTVGAQIAEVLQRHLGMTKSQARTRVLELLEAVGIPAPPRRADQYPHELSGGMRQRIMIAMAIACEPQLLIADEPTTALDVTIQAQVLELLAGLQETLNLSVILITHDLGVVAGLCRRVAVMYAGRIVETGLADDLFERPAHPYTQGLIRSTPRLDDRMTRLIAIEGAPPSLISPPAGCSFRPRCPIADARCEKSPPLAPVHAGASAACWKPSVPAWQDRATLEAVPS